Below is a genomic region from Papio anubis isolate 15944 chromosome 14, Panubis1.0, whole genome shotgun sequence.
TAACAGAATCCAAGTAATGATACAGTTTTCAGTTTTGTAGATACATAGTAAAAGTGGTAAAACCAAATGTGTGTAGAATggagatttttatgttttaattgaaTTTTGAGGTTGTCTTCAGGTTCACTGGGAGGAGAAATCTTGATTTCAATACTTGCTTTTGAACGTCTTCTAAAATATATTAGCATATCTTTTTACCTTGATTTATTGAACAAGATGACTCACTGTTTTGAATATTCTCATTGTCCAGTGTTCTATAAACTTACATGTCGAACCCTGGACTCACCTTGTAAattaaatcagaagaaaattattaacaaagttttatttcttgtttttcctttctcctaGAACAGCGGTCTCAACGTGGCTGCACATACAAGTCACCAGAGAGGCTTTTAAAGGATGATACCTGTGTCCCGTCCCTAGGGTTTCTGATTTAATTAGTCTGATTATTCTTATGTGCTAGGGCTGAGAAACCACTGTTCTGTAGGATGTAGGGGAGGAAATTTGTTGGGCTTTTGCTGTTGTTCCTGTAAATTagaataatactaaaaaaaatcgAGATAGGAGTTACTAGACTATAGAGGGAATATTGTAGATACACTTTCTgtcaaatttaaacatttaacacctgcattttttttccagatttattGCTAAACATGGGTGCATTTTTGGATAAacccaaaactgaaaaacataatGCTCATGGTGCTGGGAATGGTTTACGTTATGGCCTGAGCAGCATGCAAGGATGGAGAGTGGAAATGGAAGATGCACACACAGCTGTTGTAGGTATTCCTCACGGCTTGGAAGACTGGTCATTTTTTGCAGTTTATGATGGTCATGCTGGATCCCGAGTGGCAAATTACTGCTCAACACATTTATTAGAACACATCACTACTAACGAAGACTTTAGGGCAGCTGGAAAATCAGGATCTGCTCTTGAGCTTTCAGTGGAAAATGTTAAGAATGGTATCAGAACTGGATTTTTGAAAATTGATGAATACATGCGTAACTTTTCAGACCTCAGAAATGGGATGGACAGGAGTGGTTCAACTGCAGTGGGAGTTATGATTTCACCTAAGCATATCTACTTTATCAACTGTGGTGATTCACGTGCTGTTCTGTATAGGAATGGACAAGTCTGCTTTTCTACCCAGGATCACAAACCTTGCAATCCAAGGGAAAAGGAGCGAATCCAAAATGCAGGAGGC
It encodes:
- the PPM1B gene encoding protein phosphatase 1B isoform X4 → MGAFLDKPKTEKHNAHGAGNGLRYGLSSMQGWRVEMEDAHTAVVGIPHGLEDWSFFAVYDGHAGSRVANYCSTHLLEHITTNEDFRAAGKSGSALELSVENVKNGIRTGFLKIDEYMRNFSDLRNGMDRSGSTAVGVMISPKHIYFINCGDSRAVLYRNGQVCFSTQDHKPCNPREKERIQNAGGSVMIQRVNGSLAVSRALGDYDYKCVDGKGPTEQLVSPEPEVYEILRAEEDEFIILACDGIWDVMSNEELCEFVKSRLEVSDDLENVCNWVVDTCLHKGSRDNMSIVLVCFSNAPKVSDEAVKKDSELDKHLESRVEGLSAFESQ